The following are encoded together in the Rhizobium tumorigenes genome:
- a CDS encoding response regulator transcription factor — translation MLTIALVDDDRNILTSVSIALEAEGYKVETYTDGASALDGLLARPPQLAIFDIKMPRMDGMELLRRLRQKSDIPVIFLTSKDEEIDELFGLKMGADDFITKPFSQRLLVERVKAVLRRASNREASATAGNSGGTPKAGAVLQARSLERGQLVMDQERHTCTWKGEPVTLTVTEFLILHSLAQRPGVVKSRDALMDAAYDEQVYVDDRTIDSHIKRLRKKFKMVDTDFDMIETLYGVGYRFREAA, via the coding sequence ATGCTGACAATCGCGCTCGTAGACGACGACCGCAATATCCTCACCTCGGTCTCCATCGCTCTGGAAGCCGAAGGATACAAGGTCGAGACCTACACGGACGGGGCTTCCGCTCTTGACGGGCTTCTGGCGCGGCCGCCGCAGCTGGCGATCTTCGATATCAAGATGCCGCGCATGGACGGCATGGAGCTTCTTCGTCGCCTTCGTCAGAAATCCGACATCCCGGTCATCTTCCTCACCTCGAAGGACGAGGAAATCGATGAGTTGTTCGGCCTCAAGATGGGCGCCGACGACTTCATCACCAAGCCTTTCTCGCAGCGCCTGCTGGTGGAACGCGTAAAAGCAGTCCTGCGACGCGCCTCCAACCGCGAGGCTTCGGCGACAGCCGGCAACAGCGGTGGCACACCGAAAGCCGGCGCCGTGCTGCAGGCACGTTCGCTCGAGCGCGGCCAGCTGGTCATGGATCAGGAACGCCATACCTGCACCTGGAAGGGTGAACCGGTCACGCTGACCGTGACGGAATTCCTGATCCTGCACTCGCTTGCGCAGCGCCCCGGCGTGGTCAAGAGTCGCGATGCGCTGATGGATGCTGCCTATGACGAACAGGTCTATGTCGACGACCGGACAATCGACAGCCACATCAAGCGGCTGCGCAAGAAATTCAAGATGGTCGACACGGATTTCGATATGATTGAAACGCTCTACGGAGTCGGATATCGCTTCCGCGAAGCTGCCTGA
- a CDS encoding phosphoenolpyruvate carboxykinase, translated as MQVFGDHNPAVGLETIGLGSVASVRYNLPEAQLYEEAIRRGEAELTAHGALRALTGQHTGRSPKDKFVVRDETTEDQIWWDNNKPMSPAHFAQLHQDMLAHAGGLSLFVQDLVGGADVDYALPSRVITEFAWHSLFIRNLLIRPDRATLANLVPKLTIIDLPSFRADPERHGCRTETVIACDFNRGMVLIGGTSYAGEMKKAVFTVLNYLLPARHVMPMHCSANVGPDGDAAVFFGLSGTGKTTLSADPSRTLIGDDEHGWGENGIFNFEGGCYAKTIRLSAEAEPEIYATTRRFGTVLENVVLNAEGVPDLDDGSLTENTRSAYPLHFIPNASESGMTGHPQTIIMLTADAFGVMPPIARLTPDQAMYHFLSGYTAKVAGTEKGVTEPEATFSTCFGAPFMPRHPAEYGNLLKELIGRHGVDCWLVNTGWTGGAYGTGRRMPIKATRALLAAALKGDLDKAEFRIDPNFGFAVPVAVAGVDGDILDPRSTWADPAAYDAQASKLVQMFVTNFTKFEQHVDGGVRDAAPGMRVAAE; from the coding sequence ATGCAAGTTTTTGGAGACCACAACCCGGCAGTCGGTCTGGAAACAATCGGATTGGGCAGCGTCGCCAGCGTTCGATACAATCTGCCCGAAGCTCAGCTTTACGAAGAGGCGATTCGACGCGGCGAGGCCGAATTGACCGCCCACGGTGCGCTTCGTGCGCTGACAGGCCAGCACACCGGCCGTTCCCCAAAAGACAAATTCGTGGTCCGCGACGAAACCACGGAGGACCAGATCTGGTGGGACAACAACAAGCCAATGTCGCCGGCGCACTTTGCGCAGTTGCATCAGGACATGCTTGCCCATGCCGGCGGGTTGTCCCTGTTCGTGCAGGACCTGGTCGGCGGCGCCGATGTCGACTACGCGCTGCCATCGCGCGTGATCACCGAATTTGCCTGGCATTCGCTGTTCATTCGCAATCTGCTGATCCGGCCGGATAGGGCGACTTTGGCAAACTTGGTGCCCAAGCTGACGATCATCGACCTGCCCAGTTTTCGCGCAGATCCGGAACGCCATGGTTGCCGGACGGAAACCGTGATCGCTTGCGACTTCAACAGGGGCATGGTGCTGATTGGCGGCACGTCCTACGCTGGCGAAATGAAGAAGGCCGTCTTCACGGTGCTGAACTATCTCTTGCCGGCCCGCCACGTCATGCCGATGCATTGCTCGGCAAATGTCGGTCCAGATGGAGACGCCGCTGTCTTCTTCGGGCTGTCGGGCACCGGCAAGACCACGTTGTCTGCCGATCCCAGCCGTACGCTGATCGGCGATGATGAACATGGCTGGGGCGAAAATGGTATCTTCAATTTTGAAGGCGGCTGCTATGCCAAGACCATCCGGTTGTCGGCAGAAGCAGAGCCTGAGATCTACGCCACCACGCGCCGGTTTGGCACGGTTCTGGAAAATGTCGTGCTCAATGCAGAGGGCGTGCCCGACCTCGACGATGGCTCGCTGACGGAAAACACCCGCAGTGCCTATCCCCTGCACTTCATCCCGAATGCCTCGGAAAGCGGCATGACCGGCCACCCTCAGACGATTATCATGCTAACCGCCGACGCATTTGGCGTCATGCCCCCGATTGCCCGGCTGACACCCGATCAGGCAATGTATCACTTCCTGTCCGGCTACACCGCCAAGGTCGCAGGAACCGAAAAGGGCGTCACCGAGCCGGAAGCTACTTTCTCGACCTGTTTTGGCGCCCCGTTCATGCCGCGTCATCCGGCCGAATACGGCAATCTCCTGAAAGAGCTGATTGGCCGTCATGGCGTCGACTGCTGGTTGGTCAACACCGGCTGGACAGGTGGCGCCTACGGCACCGGCCGCCGCATGCCCATCAAGGCAACACGGGCGCTGCTCGCTGCTGCACTGAAGGGCGACCTGGACAAGGCTGAGTTCCGCATCGATCCTAACTTCGGTTTTGCCGTGCCGGTAGCTGTCGCGGGTGTGGATGGTGATATCCTCGATCCGCGCTCCACTTGGGCCGATCCTGCAGCCTATGATGCCCAGGCCAGCAAGCTCGTGCAGATGTTCGTCACCAACTTCACGAAGTTCGAGCAACATGTCGATGGGGGAGTGCGCGACGCAGCACCGGGCATGCGGGTTGCCGCCGAATAG
- the arfB gene encoding alternative ribosome rescue aminoacyl-tRNA hydrolase ArfB yields MASDALYINDRITIAGWELTEQFVLAGGPGGQNVNKVSTAVQLFFTLVNSPSLNERVKANAIKLAGRRLSKDGVLMIEASRFRSQDRNREDARDRLKELILEAALPPPPPRRKTRPTKGSVERRLKAKSGRSEVKKLRGKSDGSD; encoded by the coding sequence ATGGCCAGCGACGCACTTTACATCAACGACCGGATCACCATCGCCGGCTGGGAACTGACGGAACAGTTCGTTCTTGCCGGTGGTCCCGGCGGCCAAAACGTCAACAAGGTGTCGACTGCTGTTCAGCTGTTCTTCACCCTCGTCAACTCGCCGTCGCTGAACGAGCGTGTCAAGGCGAATGCCATCAAGCTGGCTGGCCGGCGGCTGTCGAAGGACGGCGTGCTGATGATCGAGGCAAGCCGTTTCCGGAGCCAGGACCGCAACAGGGAGGATGCCCGCGACCGGCTGAAGGAACTGATCCTCGAGGCGGCGCTGCCGCCTCCGCCGCCCCGTCGCAAGACCCGGCCTACCAAGGGATCCGTCGAGCGCCGGTTGAAGGCGAAATCCGGGCGCTCCGAGGTCAAGAAATTGCGCGGAAAATCCGACGGCAGCGATTGA
- a CDS encoding alpha-ketoglutarate-dependent dioxygenase AlkB family protein, giving the protein MMLLNGIRHLPGYLDRTAQEALVEQIRAVVAEAPLFVPAMPGTGKPMSVRMTNCGPLGWVTDKQRGYRYQSTHPENGRPWPSIPESLLALWVEVAGYEKPPEACLVNFYADDAKMGLHQDKDEQNMGAPVVSISLGNSCLFRIGGTVRTDKTSSIKLASGDIVVLGGEGRLCFHGVDRIYPVTSTLLKSGGRINLTLRRVKP; this is encoded by the coding sequence ATGATGCTGTTGAACGGAATTCGTCATCTGCCAGGCTATCTCGATCGCACTGCGCAGGAGGCGCTGGTCGAGCAGATCCGCGCTGTTGTCGCCGAGGCGCCGCTATTCGTTCCGGCCATGCCCGGCACCGGCAAGCCGATGTCGGTGCGCATGACGAACTGCGGCCCGCTCGGCTGGGTCACGGACAAGCAGCGGGGCTATCGGTATCAATCGACCCATCCGGAAAACGGCCGGCCATGGCCGTCAATCCCGGAGTCTCTGCTGGCGCTGTGGGTCGAGGTGGCGGGCTATGAAAAGCCACCGGAAGCCTGCCTTGTCAATTTTTATGCCGACGACGCCAAGATGGGCCTTCATCAGGATAAGGACGAGCAGAATATGGGCGCACCCGTCGTCTCCATCTCGCTCGGCAACAGCTGTCTCTTCCGCATCGGCGGCACCGTCAGGACGGACAAGACTTCGTCCATCAAGCTTGCCAGCGGCGATATCGTCGTGCTGGGTGGAGAAGGCAGGCTCTGCTTCCACGGTGTCGACCGGATCTACCCGGTAACCTCAACGCTGCTCAAGAGCGGCGGTCGCATAAACCTGACATTAAGACGCGTGAAGCCATAG
- a CDS encoding glycosyltransferase family 87 protein, which produces MADRHAFARGLAVYVVVLGLYLGVRQLFLLWTIDTHGLSEVSQKLPYWDFTNLWGGAVLALRGQVADLFNVDIYRHDLRALISPFMPDQEWSYPPSFLLLGLPLAGLPLLPAYLVWTFATLLLLFASLQMLSLPLWVRLLVIISPAAVMNVIFGQNGALTAALLLSGLLFAPSRPVIAGILLGLLTVKPQIGLLVPFCLLASGNYRSIVAAAVTASFLAVMAGVVFGWESWVLFFTKTRPMMTAILEAPYPQGYQSNGMTSFLLSRSLGLGVGAAYAVQAVFSTASIAAACWLWRPIRRVDHATRACLTAVLAIVATPYGYVYDAIPLSVAAALFFCKRREPTILLGVAWLYPLVNHILVRSLPLIGVLVPTIVAAWTCWNIWRDERRIGDCPDTAKACGEPPVRSDDPDPCAGSGPPAAASAGYSVAGSAN; this is translated from the coding sequence ATGGCTGACAGACATGCATTTGCGCGGGGACTCGCCGTGTATGTCGTGGTCTTAGGCCTGTATCTCGGTGTCCGACAACTTTTCCTTTTATGGACGATCGACACGCACGGCCTCTCCGAGGTTTCGCAGAAATTACCGTACTGGGATTTCACCAATCTCTGGGGTGGTGCTGTCTTGGCGCTCAGGGGACAGGTTGCCGATCTCTTCAATGTCGATATTTATCGGCATGACTTGAGAGCCTTGATATCGCCGTTCATGCCGGACCAGGAATGGAGTTACCCGCCGTCCTTCCTGCTGTTGGGTCTGCCGCTTGCCGGCTTACCGCTGCTGCCCGCCTATCTCGTCTGGACATTTGCAACATTGTTGCTGCTGTTCGCCTCCCTGCAAATGCTCTCACTTCCACTATGGGTGCGCCTTCTAGTCATCATATCTCCAGCCGCTGTGATGAACGTGATATTTGGTCAAAACGGCGCGCTAACCGCTGCCTTGCTGCTATCCGGATTGTTATTCGCGCCGTCTCGGCCTGTCATTGCGGGCATTCTGCTCGGTCTGCTGACAGTGAAGCCCCAAATCGGGCTGTTGGTGCCGTTCTGCCTGCTGGCAAGCGGAAACTACCGCTCCATCGTCGCCGCAGCCGTGACCGCCTCGTTTCTGGCCGTGATGGCAGGTGTCGTATTCGGCTGGGAAAGCTGGGTGCTGTTTTTCACCAAGACGCGGCCTATGATGACAGCGATCCTCGAGGCGCCATACCCGCAAGGCTATCAAAGCAACGGTATGACGTCCTTCCTGCTCTCCCGATCGCTGGGACTGGGGGTCGGCGCTGCCTATGCCGTACAAGCCGTCTTTTCCACTGCCAGCATCGCGGCGGCATGTTGGCTTTGGCGGCCAATTCGCCGCGTCGATCATGCCACGCGCGCCTGTCTCACGGCGGTTCTGGCAATCGTTGCCACTCCTTACGGGTATGTTTACGACGCAATACCGCTGAGCGTCGCGGCGGCGCTGTTCTTCTGCAAACGTCGCGAACCGACCATCTTGTTGGGGGTCGCCTGGCTCTACCCGCTGGTCAATCATATCCTCGTCCGGAGCCTGCCGCTGATCGGCGTCCTCGTGCCGACGATTGTTGCCGCCTGGACATGCTGGAATATCTGGCGGGACGAACGCCGGATTGGCGATTGTCCGGACACCGCTAAAGCTTGCGGAGAGCCACCTGTTCGATCAGATGATCCTGACCCTTGCGCAGGATCAGGTCCGCCCGCGGCCGCGTCGGCAGGATATTCTGTCGCAGGTTCCGCAAATTGA
- the coaA gene encoding type I pantothenate kinase: MTSLSKPASAPEPLDHFQANAYSPYHFFSSGEWAKFRADTPLTLTADEVDRLRSMGDPIDLDEVRRIYLSVSRLLSAHVESSQILFEQRNRFLSLENVAKTPFVIGIAGSVAVGKSTTARILKELLRRWPSSPKVDLITTDGFLHPNAELQRRNLMQRKGFPDSYDTGALLRFLSAIKAGRPNVAAPCYSHLVYDVLPNEFKIVDRPDILIFEGINVLQSRHLPADGKIVPMVSDFFDFSIYIDADEKLVRKWYVRRFMKLRETAFRDPNSFFHRYASITEEEALLTAEGLWKNINLRNLRQNILPTRPRADLILRKGQDHLIEQVALRKL, translated from the coding sequence ATGACGTCACTCAGCAAGCCCGCATCTGCGCCCGAACCGCTGGACCATTTTCAGGCCAACGCCTATTCTCCCTATCATTTCTTCTCGTCCGGGGAGTGGGCGAAGTTTCGCGCCGATACGCCGTTGACCCTGACGGCTGACGAAGTCGACAGACTGCGGTCGATGGGCGATCCGATCGACCTCGACGAGGTCCGGCGCATCTATCTGTCCGTATCGCGGCTGCTTTCGGCCCATGTCGAATCTTCGCAAATCCTGTTCGAACAGCGCAATCGCTTTCTCAGCCTCGAAAATGTTGCCAAGACGCCTTTCGTTATCGGCATTGCCGGATCGGTTGCCGTCGGCAAATCGACGACGGCCCGTATCCTGAAGGAACTGCTTCGCCGCTGGCCGTCCAGCCCGAAGGTCGACCTGATCACCACGGACGGATTTCTACACCCCAATGCGGAATTGCAGCGGCGCAACCTGATGCAGCGCAAGGGCTTTCCCGATAGCTACGACACCGGTGCGCTGCTGCGCTTCCTGTCGGCGATCAAGGCAGGTCGGCCCAATGTGGCGGCTCCTTGCTACTCGCATCTGGTCTACGATGTGCTGCCCAATGAATTCAAGATCGTCGACCGTCCGGACATCCTGATCTTCGAAGGCATAAATGTGCTGCAGTCCCGGCATCTGCCGGCCGATGGGAAGATCGTGCCGATGGTGTCGGACTTCTTCGACTTTTCGATCTACATCGACGCGGACGAGAAGCTGGTCCGCAAATGGTACGTGCGACGCTTCATGAAATTGCGTGAAACGGCCTTCCGTGACCCGAACTCGTTTTTCCACCGCTATGCGTCGATCACCGAGGAAGAGGCTCTCCTGACAGCCGAAGGTCTCTGGAAGAACATCAATTTGCGGAACCTGCGACAGAATATCCTGCCGACGCGGCCGCGGGCGGACCTGATCCTGCGCAAGGGTCAGGATCATCTGATCGAACAGGTGGCTCTCCGCAAGCTTTAG
- a CDS encoding phosphoribosyl-ATP diphosphatase, whose amino-acid sequence MSGFTLSDLEKIVDQRSRAGAEESWTAKLVAGGQAKAAKKLGEEAIEAVMAAVVNDRENLTYEAADLLYHLMVVLKIAEIPLDDVLAELERRTLQSGLTEKAGRQSS is encoded by the coding sequence ATGAGCGGATTTACCCTTTCCGATCTGGAGAAGATCGTCGACCAGCGCTCTCGGGCGGGCGCCGAGGAATCCTGGACTGCCAAGCTCGTTGCAGGAGGCCAGGCAAAGGCTGCCAAGAAGCTCGGCGAGGAAGCGATCGAGGCAGTGATGGCTGCTGTCGTCAACGATCGCGAGAACCTCACCTATGAGGCCGCTGATCTCCTGTACCATCTGATGGTGGTGCTGAAGATCGCCGAGATCCCTCTCGATGACGTTCTAGCCGAGCTTGAAAGACGCACTCTGCAATCCGGCCTCACTGAAAAGGCCGGTCGGCAGAGCTCATGA
- the hisF gene encoding imidazole glycerol phosphate synthase subunit HisF, with protein MTLKARIIPCLDVKDGRVVKGVNFVDLIDAGDPVEAAKAYDAAGADELCFLDITASSDGRDTIFDVVAQTAEHCFMPLTVGGGVRAVSDIRRLLLAGADKVAINSAAVANPDFVAQAADKFGNQCIVVSIDAKRRRSQGVGQDNMSAWEIYTHGGRNATGIDAVEFAARMVERGAGELLVTSMDRDGTKSGYDLELTRAIADAVRVPVIASGGVGTLDDLVAGVTEGHATAVLAASIFHFGTYSIGEAKRYMSQHGIAMRLD; from the coding sequence TTGACCCTCAAGGCGCGTATCATCCCATGCCTCGACGTCAAGGACGGACGCGTCGTCAAGGGTGTCAATTTCGTCGACCTGATCGATGCCGGTGATCCCGTCGAAGCCGCCAAGGCCTATGACGCGGCCGGTGCAGACGAACTTTGCTTCCTCGACATCACAGCCTCTTCCGACGGTCGCGATACCATTTTCGATGTCGTAGCCCAGACGGCAGAGCATTGCTTCATGCCGCTCACCGTCGGCGGCGGTGTCCGCGCCGTCTCCGATATTCGCCGGCTACTGCTGGCCGGTGCCGACAAGGTGGCGATCAACTCCGCCGCCGTTGCCAATCCGGATTTCGTCGCCCAAGCCGCAGACAAGTTCGGCAACCAGTGCATCGTCGTCTCCATCGATGCCAAGCGTCGCCGCAGCCAGGGCGTCGGCCAGGATAATATGAGCGCCTGGGAGATCTATACCCATGGCGGGCGCAACGCGACCGGCATCGATGCCGTTGAATTTGCTGCACGCATGGTGGAACGCGGCGCCGGCGAACTGCTGGTAACGTCTATGGACCGGGACGGCACGAAGAGTGGCTACGATCTGGAACTGACGCGGGCGATTGCCGATGCCGTGCGCGTGCCGGTCATTGCATCCGGCGGCGTCGGCACGCTGGACGACCTTGTCGCCGGCGTCACGGAAGGTCACGCCACTGCCGTACTGGCGGCATCGATTTTTCACTTCGGCACCTATTCGATCGGCGAGGCAAAGCGCTATATGTCGCAGCATGGCATCGCCATGCGACTCGACTGA
- the hisA gene encoding 1-(5-phosphoribosyl)-5-[(5-phosphoribosylamino)methylideneamino]imidazole-4-carboxamide isomerase has product MILFPAIDLKDGQCVRLKLGDMDQATVYNPDPAAQAKTFQDQGFEWLHVVDLNGAFAGKSVNGDAVDAILKATRNPVQLGGGIRTLEHIESWLSRGLARVILGTVAVRDPALVIEACRKFPGQVAVGIDAKGGKVAVEGWAEASELGVIDLARKFEGAGVAAIIYTDIDRDGILAGINWPSTLELAGAVSIPVIASGGLASIDDIRRMLQPDAARLEGAISGRALYDGRIDPTEALRLIKDARTTEVAL; this is encoded by the coding sequence ATGATCCTTTTTCCCGCCATCGACCTCAAGGACGGCCAGTGCGTGCGGCTGAAGCTCGGCGATATGGACCAGGCCACTGTCTATAATCCGGACCCGGCAGCACAGGCAAAGACCTTCCAGGACCAGGGTTTCGAGTGGTTGCACGTGGTCGATCTCAATGGTGCGTTTGCAGGCAAGAGCGTCAATGGCGACGCTGTCGATGCCATTCTCAAGGCGACCCGTAATCCGGTGCAACTCGGCGGCGGCATCCGGACGCTGGAGCATATCGAAAGCTGGCTTTCGCGCGGTCTCGCCCGCGTCATTCTTGGAACCGTTGCCGTGCGCGATCCGGCGCTGGTCATCGAAGCTTGCCGCAAGTTTCCGGGCCAAGTCGCGGTCGGCATCGACGCCAAGGGTGGCAAGGTAGCTGTCGAGGGCTGGGCCGAAGCCTCGGAACTCGGCGTCATAGACCTCGCCCGGAAATTCGAAGGCGCTGGCGTTGCCGCGATCATCTACACGGACATCGACCGCGACGGCATTCTCGCCGGCATCAACTGGCCATCGACACTGGAACTGGCCGGGGCAGTTTCCATCCCCGTGATTGCCTCCGGTGGTCTTGCGTCGATCGACGACATCAGGCGCATGCTGCAACCGGACGCAGCCAGGCTCGAAGGCGCGATTTCCGGCCGAGCGCTCTACGATGGACGGATAGATCCGACCGAAGCCCTCAGGCTGATCAAGGATGCTCGCACCACGGAGGTGGCACTTTGA
- the hisH gene encoding imidazole glycerol phosphate synthase subunit HisH produces the protein MRVVIIDYGSGNLRSATKAFERAAREIGIDAEIELTDKAERVASADRIVLPGVGAYADCRRGLGAVDGMSEALAEAVEHKARPFLGICVGMQLMSSRGLEKTTTEGLGWIRGDVVEMTPSDPSLKIPQIGWNTLDLRRPHALFDGIKTGQDGLHAYFVHSYHLAAADDGDIIATTNYGGAMTAFVGRDNMVGAQFHPEKSQTLGLTLISNFLRWQP, from the coding sequence ATGCGCGTTGTCATTATCGACTACGGCTCGGGCAACCTGCGCTCGGCCACCAAGGCCTTCGAGCGCGCTGCCAGGGAAATTGGGATCGATGCCGAGATCGAGTTGACCGACAAGGCCGAGCGGGTCGCCTCTGCCGACAGAATTGTCCTGCCGGGCGTTGGCGCCTACGCCGACTGCCGCCGCGGGCTTGGCGCCGTTGACGGCATGTCCGAAGCGCTCGCGGAAGCCGTCGAGCATAAGGCCCGACCTTTCCTCGGCATCTGCGTCGGCATGCAGCTGATGTCGTCGCGCGGGCTGGAGAAGACGACCACGGAGGGCCTCGGCTGGATCAGGGGCGACGTCGTGGAAATGACGCCATCCGATCCATCGCTGAAAATCCCGCAGATCGGCTGGAACACGCTCGACCTGCGTCGTCCGCATGCGCTGTTCGATGGCATAAAGACGGGGCAGGACGGCCTGCATGCCTATTTCGTGCATTCCTACCACCTGGCAGCGGCTGACGACGGCGACATCATCGCCACCACGAACTACGGCGGCGCGATGACGGCTTTCGTCGGGCGGGACAATATGGTGGGGGCCCAGTTCCACCCTGAGAAGAGCCAGACGCTCGGCCTTACCCTGATTTCCAATTTCCTGCGCTGGCAGCCCTGA
- a CDS encoding DUF2628 domain-containing protein → MASFIVLTPEIGPGRDHEKTRFVRDGFSLTAFLLPGIWLLCHRFWLLGIGALLLQGIGMELLRTPALWAAGVSLLLAVSVLSAVEGRMLFASRLLANGFVAGGLVSARNLAEAEDIYFSGLSEEVPEDIRAARWDIRENSAGNPHKGAALGLIGYDGGR, encoded by the coding sequence ATGGCGAGTTTTATAGTTCTGACACCCGAGATCGGACCGGGCAGAGATCACGAGAAAACGCGCTTCGTGCGCGATGGCTTTTCGCTGACCGCATTCTTGCTTCCCGGCATCTGGCTGCTCTGCCATCGTTTTTGGCTGCTCGGGATCGGCGCCTTGCTGCTCCAAGGCATCGGGATGGAGTTGCTGCGGACGCCCGCTCTCTGGGCTGCCGGAGTGTCGCTGCTGCTTGCGGTCAGTGTCCTCTCTGCAGTTGAAGGGCGAATGCTGTTTGCCAGCCGCCTTTTGGCCAATGGCTTCGTTGCCGGTGGCCTGGTGTCGGCGCGCAATCTCGCCGAGGCCGAAGATATCTATTTCAGTGGCCTTTCGGAGGAAGTGCCGGAGGATATCCGCGCTGCACGCTGGGATATTCGAGAAAACTCTGCTGGCAATCCCCACAAGGGTGCTGCCCTCGGCCTCATCGGCTACGACGGAGGACGCTGA
- the hisB gene encoding imidazoleglycerol-phosphate dehydratase HisB, translating to MADTAANRTASISRATNETSVSVTVNLDGTGNSKISTGVGFFDHMLDQLSRHSLIDMEIETKGDLHVDDHHAVEDTGIAIGQAISKALGDRRGIARYASIDLAMDETMTKAAVDLSGRPFLVWNVQFSAPKIGSFDTELVREFFQALAQNAGITLHILNHYGANNHHIAETCFKAVARALRTATEIDPRQAGRVPSTKGTLA from the coding sequence ATGGCAGACACCGCAGCCAACCGCACGGCGAGTATTTCCCGCGCGACCAACGAGACCTCGGTTTCGGTCACCGTCAACCTCGACGGTACCGGCAATTCGAAAATCTCGACAGGCGTCGGGTTCTTCGACCATATGCTCGACCAGCTATCGCGCCATTCGCTGATCGACATGGAAATCGAGACCAAAGGCGATCTCCACGTCGACGATCACCATGCTGTCGAGGACACCGGTATTGCCATCGGCCAGGCGATCTCCAAGGCGCTGGGCGACCGGCGGGGCATCGCCCGCTACGCGTCGATTGATCTTGCCATGGACGAGACGATGACCAAGGCCGCCGTCGATCTCTCCGGCCGACCCTTTCTTGTCTGGAACGTGCAGTTCAGTGCGCCGAAGATCGGTAGCTTCGACACAGAGCTAGTGCGCGAGTTTTTCCAGGCATTGGCCCAGAACGCCGGAATCACGTTGCATATTCTCAACCACTACGGCGCCAACAACCATCATATCGCTGAAACCTGCTTCAAGGCCGTGGCCCGTGCCTTGCGGACGGCCACCGAGATCGATCCCCGCCAGGCGGGCCGCGTGCCATCGACCAAGGGCACCCTCGCCTGA
- the hslV gene encoding ATP-dependent protease subunit HslV, with translation MTTIITVRKGNQVVMAGDGQVSLGQTVMKGNARKVRRIGKDGEVIAGFAGATADAFTLLDRLEKKLEQYPGQLMRAAVELAKDWRTDKYLRNLEAMMLVADKTTTLALTGNGDVLEPEHGTVAIGSGGNYAFAAARALMDTDKSAEEIARRALDIAADICVYTNHSIVIESINSDA, from the coding sequence ATGACAACGATTATTACCGTCCGGAAGGGCAACCAGGTGGTCATGGCAGGCGACGGACAGGTCAGCCTCGGCCAGACTGTAATGAAAGGCAACGCCCGCAAGGTCCGTCGCATCGGCAAGGACGGCGAGGTGATCGCCGGTTTTGCCGGTGCCACAGCCGATGCGTTCACTCTGCTCGACCGCCTGGAGAAGAAGCTCGAACAATATCCGGGCCAGCTGATGCGCGCTGCCGTCGAACTTGCCAAGGATTGGCGGACAGACAAGTACCTGCGCAATCTCGAAGCGATGATGCTTGTCGCCGACAAGACCACCACCCTGGCGCTGACCGGCAACGGCGACGTGCTGGAGCCGGAACATGGCACCGTCGCTATCGGCTCCGGCGGCAACTATGCTTTTGCCGCCGCCCGGGCGCTGATGGACACGGACAAATCGGCCGAGGAGATCGCCCGCCGCGCCCTCGATATCGCCGCCGACATCTGCGTCTACACCAACCACAGCATTGTCATTGAATCGATCAATTCCGACGCCTGA